Proteins encoded by one window of Lathyrus oleraceus cultivar Zhongwan6 chromosome 1, CAAS_Psat_ZW6_1.0, whole genome shotgun sequence:
- the LOC127081612 gene encoding leucine-rich repeat receptor-like protein kinase TDR — translation MKIFKFFYFINLLILLSIFIPSSSSSLPIDPYSQALLSLKSELIDDNNNLDDWVVPSGINLTKNGSSYACSWSGIKCNKDSLVTSINLSMKKLGGTISGKGFSVFTNVIDFNLSYNFFSGNLPPEIFNLTSLKSLDISKNNFSGQFPKGVSKLKNLIVLDALSNSFSGQLPAEISELEYLKILNLAGSYFRGAIPSEYGSFKSLEFLHLAGNSLSGNIPANLGNLQTLTHMEIGYNFYQGFIPPQIGNLSKLKYLDIADANLSGSIPKELSNLTSLQSLFLFKNQLTGSIPSELSRIKPLKDLDLSDNFLSGSIPESFSELKNLRLLSLMYNEMSGTVPEGIGELTFLETLLIWKNNFSGFLPKSLGQNSKLKWLDVSTNNFNGSIPQDICLGRVLYKLILFSNKFTGSLFSIANCSSLVRLRVEDNSFSGEIPLKFSHLHDITYVDLSSNSFVGGIPSDISQATQLEYFNVSYNKQLRGNIPTQIWSLPQLQNFSASSCGILGHLPSFESCKSISVIDLDRNNLSGTISNSVSKCQALVTIKLSNNNLTGQIPEELANLPILKFVDLSNNKFIGIIPAKFGSSSTLQLLNVSFNNISGSIPKGEAFKLMDSSAFVGNPELCGAPLRPCFESLGILGSTGTWKLTQIVLLFVGLLIILLVFAFGILHFRKGFKS, via the coding sequence ATGAAAATATTCAAATTCTTTTACTTCATTAATCTTCTCATTCTTCTCTCTATTTTCATcccatcatcatcatcatcattaccaATTGATCCTTATTCACAAGCACTCTTGAGTCTAAAATCTGAGCTTATAGATGACAACAACAACTTGGATGATTGGGTGGTTCCCTCAGGAATCAACTTAACTAAAAATGGAAGTTCCTATGCTTGTTCTTGGTCTGGTATCAAGTGTAACAAAGACTCACTTGTAACTTCCATAAACCTTTCCATGAAGAAACTAGGAGGGACAATATCAGGTAAAGGATTCAGTGTCTTCACAAATGTTATTGATTTCAACCTAAGCTATAATTTCTTCTCCGGGAATCTTCCACCAGAAATTTTTAACCTCACAAGCTTGAAAAGCTTGGACATAAGCAAAAACAATTTTTCAGGTCAATTCCCAAAAGGAGTTTCAAAACTTAAAAATTTGATTGTACTTGATGCACTTAGCAACAGCTTTTCAGGTCAATTACCTGCCGAAATTTCAGAATTGGAATATCTTAAGATTCTTAACCTAGCTGGAAGTTACTTCAGAGGAGCAATTCCATCTGAATATGGCTCTTTCAAAAGCCTTGAGTTTCTTCATCTAGCTGGAAATTCTCTATCAGGAAATATACCTGCCAATCTTGGTAATCTTCAAACACTGACTCACATGGAAATTGGCTACAATTTTTATCAGGGCTTCATTCCACCGCAAATAGGTAATTTGAGCAAGCTGAAGTATCTTGACATAGCAGATGCTAATCTTTCTGGTTCTATTCCAAAGGAACTTTCCAATCTCACAAGTTTGCAATCACTTTTTCTCTTCAAAAACCAACTCACAGGATCAATACCAAGTGAGCTCAGCAGAATTAAACCTCTCAAAGATTTAGATCTCTCGGATAACTTCCTTTCAGGGTCCATTCCGGAAAGTTTTTCAGAGTTGAAGAATTTAAGACTTCTTAGTCTAATGTACAATGAGATGAGTGGAACTGTTCCAGAAGGCATTGGAGAACTCACATTCTTGGAAACTCTTCTTATTTGGAAGAATAATTTCTCTGGATTTCTCCCAAAGAGTTTAGGACAAAACTCCAAACTCAAATGGCTGGATGTCTCCACAAACAATTTCAATGGCAGCATACCACAAGACATTTGTCTCGGTAGAGTACTCTACAAGCTAATTCTGTTTTCAAACAAATTCACTGGAAGTCTCTTCTCGATCGCGAATTGTTCTTCCCTTGTTCGACTTCGCGTCGAAGATAATTCATTCTCAGGTGAAATCCCTTTAAAATTCAGCCATCTTCATGATATCACATATGTCGATTTGTCATCGAACAGTTTTGTTGGAGGGATTCCCTCAGATATTTCTCAAGCCACTCAATTGGAGTACTTCAATGTCTCTTACAATAAGCAATTAAGAGGCAACATCCCTACACAAATATGGTCTCTACCACAACTTCAAAATTTCTCAGCATCTTCTTGTGGCATTTTAGGCCATCTTCCTTCATTTGAGTCCTGCAAATCAATTTCGGTAATCGATCTTGATCGAAACAACTTATCTGGAACAATCTCAAATAGTGTTTCCAAGTGTCAAGCTCTTGTAACAATCAAATTATCTAACAATAATTTGACAGGTCAAATACCTGAAGAGCTTGCCAATTTACCTATTCTCAAATTTGTAGATTTATCTAACAATAAGTTCATTGGCATCATACCTGCAAAGTTTGGCAGTTCATCAACTTTACAACTTCTCAACGTGTCTTTCAACAATATCTCGGGTTCAATACCAAAAGGAGAGGCATTCAAGTTAATGGATAGCAGTGCTTTTGTTGGAAATCCAGAGCTATGTGGAGCACCATTAAGACCATGTTTTGAGTCTCTGGGAATATTAGGCAGCACAGGGACTTGGAAGCTTACACAAATTGTGTTACTTTTTGTAGGTTTGTTAATAATCCTTCTGGTGTT
- the LOC127088885 gene encoding secreted RxLR effector protein 161-like, translated as MVSRFMSKLNWSHYQVVVRILRYIKGTLKYGILFSYGVDSKLMSYSNSDWCDDRVDRRSTSGYLFKFMGSLISWCSKKQSVVTLSTCEAKYIAGDVTACQVVWLLSLLQDLNIKVNKPLKLMIDNKSALNLAKNLVIYERSKHIETKYHFLRNQIQNGVLEVVHCSTQKQLADVLINVIQTDQFLRLKDGIGVFSFC; from the coding sequence atggtgagtaggtttatgagtaaACTGAACTGGTCTCATTACCAAGTTGTTGTCAGAATTTTGAGGTATAtaaagggaactctgaagtatggaaTTTTATTCTCTTATGGTGTTGACTCAAAACTTATGAGTTACTCAAATTCTGATTGGTGTGAcgacagagttgacagaagaagtacttcTGGGTACTTGTTTAAGTTTATGGGAAGTCttatttcttggtgttccaagaagcaatCAGTTGTTActttgtcaacctgtgaagcAAAATATATTGCAGGTGATGTGACTGCATGTCAAGTTGTGTGGCTTCTAAGTTTATTGCAGGATCTGAATATCAAAGTAAACAagcctctgaagctgatgattgataacaagtctGCACTCAATCTTGCCAAGAACCTAGTGATATATGagagaagcaagcatattgagactaagtatcaCTTTCTGAGAAATCAGATTCAgaatggagtgctagaagttgTGCACTGTAGCACCCAAAAACAACTGGCAGATGTTTTGATAAACGTGATCCagactgatcaatttctccgCTTGAAGGATGGAATTGGTGTTTTTAGTTTCTGTTaa